A genomic stretch from Triplophysa dalaica isolate WHDGS20190420 chromosome 4, ASM1584641v1, whole genome shotgun sequence includes:
- the hspb3 gene encoding heat shock protein beta-3: MAGEGITISHWISCPVRYQEHFKTRKLEECTVDHRLFALPGPECLPVKVDTVQAASEDEDEDSGEPLFQILLDVTQFKPEDILIQVFEGWLLIRGRHGAKMDEHGFVSRSFTRQYQLPDHQLRAGDLKAILCHDGILVVETKDKWWPACD; this comes from the coding sequence ATGGCAGGAGAGGGAATCACTATTTCCCACTGGATTTCATGCCCAGTGCGCTACCAGGAGCATTTCAAAACCAGAAAACTTGAGGAATGCACTGTAGATCATCGACTGTTTGCTCTGCCAGGACCTGAATGCCTGCCGGTTAAAGTGGACACTGTACAAGCCGCCAGTGAGGATGAGGACGAGGACTCTGGAGAGCCACTGTTTCAAATCCTGCTGGACGTGACTCAATTTAAACCAGAGGATATCCTCATACAAGTGTTTGAGGGGTGGCTGCTCATCAGAGGTCGGCACGGGGCGAAGATGGATGAACATGGTTTTGTGTCACGGAGTTTCACCAGACAGTATCAACTGCCTGACCACCAGCTCCGGGCGGGGGACCTCAAAGCCATACTGTGTCATGATGGGATACTAGTGGTGGAGACTAAGGACAAATGGTGGCCAGCGTGTGATTaa